The Pyrenophora tritici-repentis strain M4 chromosome 2, whole genome shotgun sequence genome window below encodes:
- a CDS encoding CypX, Cytochrome P450, which translates to MALQDLVSGVIAAHPVLNFILAPLLLLLIRSVYRVYFHPLSHIPGPFLPKLTSLWLHWHAYIGNEASTIHELHQQYGPFVRVSPQEVDISDADAIHTIYVSKGGFPKAVCYANFDIDGHKTIFSTTDGDYRSPRAKAVVPLFSTKSLRENEAAIWGCVDRMVDRLQQEALTRRPVNVLNLTRSLAVDAVSTHLFRENYDGVSERGPVLSVSAFVDAFVAVGRFFYLPNTAFVWLEWAATKWASDRATDDSMSLVDKFVANLVANTTPKSTTYPGRLLAAGLSDSEVKAQCKDLIFAGTDSTGMNLATIMRYLALHPEKYQRLKEEVNGNDTLEADALDVQALPYLNAVVKEGLRISMANPTRLPHVVPTGGWTFKDVYFPAGAIVGCSAYELHFNPTVFPEPESFIPERWLNTTEVMSKYWFAFGAGSRACIARNLASMELQFATERVARREALDGAKAVQSQVEIYEWFNSKVKGEKIELIW; encoded by the coding sequence ATGGCGTTACAAGACCTTGTTTCTGGTGTCATCGCCGCTCACCCCGTCCTGAACTTCATCCTTGCACCTCTGTTGCTTCTGTTAATTCGTTCGGTATACCGCGTTTACTTCCATCCGCTCTCACACATCCCTGGTCCCTTCCTTCCAAAGCTTACATCTCTTTGGCTGCATTGGCATGCCTACATTGGCAATGAGGCCAGTACCATCCACGAGCTACACCAGCAATATGGTCCATTCGTCCGGGTATCACCTCAGGAGGTCGACATAAGCGATGCTGATGCTATACACACAATTTATGTATCAAAAGGAGGTTTCCCAAAGGCGGTATGCTATGCCAACTTCGACATTGACGGGCACAAAACCATCTTCTCGACTACAGATGGAGACTACCGTAGTCCAAGAGCGAAGGCTGTGGTACCACTGTTCTCTACGAAGTCTCTAAGGGAGAATGAGGCTGCAATTTGGGGCTGTGTTGATCGTATGGTGGATCGCCTACAGCAAGAAGCTTTGACAAGACGACCAGTGAATGTACTGAACCTGACGCGAAGCTTGGCCGTAGATGCTGTCTCTACACATCTGTTTCGAGAAAACTACGACGGAGTCAGTGAACGTGGTCCAGTGCTTAGTGTCAGTGCATTTGTGGACGCATTCGTCGCTGTTGGACGGTTCTTCTACCTACCCAACACCGCTTTTGTGTGGCTAGAATGGGCAGCCACAAAGTGGGCATCTGATCGAGCGACAGACGATAGCATGTCACTGGTTGATAAGTTTGTAGCGAACCTGGTTGCCAACACGACACCCAAGTCAACCACGTATCCGGGACGTCTTCTAGCTGCGGGACTCAGTGACTCGGAGGTCAAGGCGCAATGCAAGGATCTCATCTTTGCAGGAACGGACTCAACGGGTATGAATTTGGCAACCATCATGCGCTACCTAGCTTTACATCCCGAGAAGTACCAGAGACTGAAAGAGGAGGTCAATGGCAACGATACTCTTGAAGCTGATGCACTGGACGTGCAGGCTTTACCCTACCTCAATGCGGTCGTCAAGGAGGGTCTTCGTATCAGCATGGCCAACCCCACTCGCCTACCTCACGTTGTCCCTACAGGAGGATGGACCTTCAAGGATGTTTACTTCCCCGCTGGGGCTATTGTCGGCTGTTCCGCATATGAATTGCATTTCAATCCCACCGTCTTCCCTGAGCCCGAAAGCTTTATTCCTGAGAGATGGCTAAATACTACCGAAGTAATGTCCAAATACTGGTTTGCGTTTGGCGCTGGTAGCCGTGCGTGCATTGCCAGGAACCTGGCTTCTATGGAGTTGCAGTTCGCCACCGAGAGAGTAGCGCGGAGGGAAGCATTGGATGGTGCGAAGGCAGTTCAGAGCCAAGTTGAGATCTACGAATGGTTCAACAGCAAGGTCAAGGGAGAGAAGATTGAATTGATATGGTGA
- a CDS encoding MFS-1 multi-domain protein, producing MPRPSANLTSIHDTNWHTYALSNFSTTSDLSAKLKFDINTECNVESKPDVESLLEWKPQKKELLIMLRLSFISLMIALDATILVTVLPKLRRMDWIGAGLFIGRLSGLVVFFRWEIYKQEHTLLPMSIFGNWSAIAAFYGAMINGLLLFTVLYYWPFHDMSVRGSSPTQAGVNVLPAVLFTVPGAIVVSIVTSRIGRFRWAIWSGWTITTLACILQLLFNKKPTPVVTSVLRAVFGLGMGMALTSLNVGTQAMSRAEDAAMTASMYGFLRSLGMPLGVALAGTIFSNSMSDKLSELRLPTSIAHESESYVLILRTMLDSSRKSTILESYKTGFESVFVMLTAVSASALAFSFVIRRFSMDKKLLAQYSAR from the exons ATGCCCCGCCCTTCTGCCAACCTTACGTCAATCCATGACACCAACTGGCACACTTACGCCCTATCAAACTTCTCTACAACGTCAGATCTCTCTGCGAAACTAAAATTCGACATCAACACCGAATGCAATGTGGAGTCAAAGCCCGACGTTGAATCCCTACTAGAATGGAAGCCGCAGAAGAAGGAGCTGTTAATTATGCTCAGATTAAGTTTCATATCATTAATGATAGCGCTGGATGCAACAATTTTAGTCACGGTGTTGCCT AAGCTTAGACGGATGGACTGGATTGGTGCAGGTCTTTTCATCGGAA GGCTCTCCGGCTTGGTCGTTTTCTTCCGCTGGGAGATATATAAGCAAGAACACACGCTGCTACCAATGTCCATCTTCGGCAACTGGAGTGCCATCGCAGCCTTTTACGGCGCTATGATCAACGGCTTGCTT CTCTTTACCGTCTTATATTACTGGCCGTTTCACGATATGAGTGTCCGAGGAAGTTCTCCTACTCAAGCAGGCGTTAACGTATTACCCGCTGTACTATTCACAGTGCCTGGCGCTATCGTTGTATCCATCGTGACATCGCGCATCGGTCGCTTTCGATGGGCGATATGGAGCGGCTGGACAATTACGACCCTCGCATGCATTCTGCAGCTACTATTCAACAAGAAGCCCACACCAGTCGTCACTTCCGTGCTTCGTGCTGTCTTCGGTCTCGGCATGGGTATGGCGCTCACAAGCCTCAACGTCGGAACACAAGCCATGTCGAGGGCTGAAGACGCGGCAATGACAGCGAGCATGTATGGCTTCCTCCGAAGTCTAGGCATGCCCCTCGGTGTTGCT CTTGCAGGAACAATCTTCTCAAACTCCATGTCTGACAAGCTTTCAGAGCTGCGGTTACCCACGAGCATTGCGCATGAATCTGAAAGCTATGTTTTGATCTTGCGTACCATGCTGGATTCCTCGCGGAAGAGCACGATTCTGGAGTCATACAAGACAGGCTTTGAGTCGGTTTTTGTTATGCTTACGGCTGTTTCGGCAAGCGCTTTGGCCTTTAGCTTCGTTATTAGGAGGTTTAGTATGGATAAGAAGCTTCTTGCGCAATATTCTGCGAGATGA
- a CDS encoding LeuC, 3-isopropylmalate dehydratase large subunit: MPSAVKPPQTLYDKVFEDHIVEEKEDGTILLYIDRHLVHEVTSPQAFEGLRNAGRRVRRPDCTLATVDHNIPTASRKNLTTTENFIEETDSRLQCMTLEENVKAFDLTYFGLDDKRQGIVHIIGPEQGFTLPGTTVVCGDSHTSTHGAFGALAFGIGTSEVEHVLATQTIITQRSKNMKVQVDGELGPGVGSKDIILHVIGKIGTAGGTGAVIEFCGSAIRGLSMEARMSICNMSIEGGARAGMIAPDQITIDYLKGKPLAPKPDSPEWKKACSYWLGLKSDEGAEYDIEVLIDAKDIAPTVSWGTSPQDVIPITGVVPGPDDFEDEVKKSACERALKYMGLTAGTPMQEIPLDKIFIGSCTNARIEDLRSAASIVEGKKVASNIKRAMIVPGSGLVKRQAEAEGLDKIFTEAGFEWREAGCSMCLGMNPDILSPGERCASTSNRNFEGRQGAGGRTHLMSPAMAAAAAIVGNLADVRKLAPQTPGQTKGSPKIEVDAQVEAPSSDEEMEKIMDLPSSAPQHTASNTSSTGGASAGMPKFETLRGYAAPMDIANIDTDAIIPKQFLKTIKRSGLGSALFHAWRYEAGTDKEDPSFVLNKEPYRNSKILVCTGPNFGCGSSREHAPWALLDFGIKCIIAPSFGDIFFNNTFKNGMLPIRITDAATLQRVADEALAGKEIEVDLPNQIIRSADGTELAKFDVEEFRKHCLVNGLDDIGLTMANVEKIEKHEQKRTAVWPWLDGSGYLKRHGRGPVKIQAQPVPKTNRGEEIKEPLEW, translated from the exons ATGCCGTCTGCTGTGAAACCTCCCCAGACCCTGTACGACAAGGTCTTCGAAGACCATATTGTCGAAGAGAAGGAAGATGGCACTATTCTTCTCTACATTG ACAGACATCTTGTCCATGAAGTGACATCACCG CAAGCATTTGAAGGCCTCCGCAATGCTGGCCGCAGAGTACGAAGACCAGACTGCACTCTCGCCACCGTAGATCAC AACATCCCCACCGCATCACGGAAAAATCTCACCACAACCGAGAATTTCATCGAAGAGACCGACTCCCGGTTACAATGCATGACCCTCGAAGAGAACGTCAAGGCCTTTGACCTTACATACTTTGGTCTTGACGACAAGAGGCAAGGTATCGTGCACATTATCGGGCCCGAACAGGGCTTTACGCTGCCCGGAACGACCGTAGTATGCGGTGACAGTCACACTTCGACACACGGAGCCTTTGGTGCTCTCGCATTCGGTATCGGAACGAGTGAGGTCGAGCACGTCCTTGCCACACAGACAATCATCACTCAACGGAGTAAGAACATGAAGGTTCAGGTTGATGGCGAACTAGGACCTGGTGTTGGCAGCAAGGACATCATCCTACACGTCATTGGCAAGATCGGCACTGCTGGAGGTACTGGTGCAGTCATCGAATTCTGCGGTTCGGCTATCCGCGGCTTGAGCATGGAGGCGCGCATGTCGATATGCAACATGTCTATCGAGGGTGGCGCAAGAGCCGGTATGATCGCGCCCGACCAAATCACAATCGACTACCTCAAGGGAAAGCCGCTTGCGCCAAAGCCCGACAGCCCGGAGTGGAAGAAGGCATGCAGCTACTGGCTGGGTCTGAAATCGGACGAGGGTGCCGAGTACGACATCGAGGTCTTGATTGACGCAAAGGACATTGCGCCAACAGTCTCATGGGGCACTTCACCTCAAGATGTCATCCCAATCACCGGCGTAGTACCCGGACCTGACGACTTCGAAGATGAAGTCAAGAAATCGGCGTGTGAGCGCGCACTCAAGTACATGGGCCTGACTGCTGGCACACCGATGCAGGAGATTCCATTAGACAAGATCTTTATTGGATCGTGTACGAACGCTCGTATTGAGGATCTGCGATCTGCTGCGTCAATCGTAGAAGGCAAGAAGGTCGCCTCCAACATCAAACGTGCCATGATTGTACCTGGATCTGGCCTTGTGAAGAGGCAGGCGGAAGCTGAAGGTCTTGACAAGATCTTCACTGAGGCCGGTTTTGAATGGAGAGAAGCTGGATGCTCCATGTGCCTGGGAATGAACCCCGATATCCTTTCTCCTGGCGAGCGATGCGCGTCAACTTCAAACCGTAACTTTGAAGGTCGACAAGGTGCTGGTGGCCGAACCCATCTGATGTCGCCTGCCATggctgccgctgctgctaTCGTTGGAAACTTGGCCGACGTACGAAAACTCGCACCGCAAACTCCAGGGCAGACCAAGGGATCCCCAAAGATCGAGGTAGATGCGCAGGTCGAGGCACCTAGCAGtgatgaggagatggagaaGATTATGGACCTTCCAAGCTCCGCACCACAGCACACTGCCTCAAACACTAGCAGCACAGGAGGGGCCTCTGCTGGCATGCCCAAGTTTGAGACCCTCCGTGGATACGCCGCACCGATGGACATTGCAAACATCGACACTGACGCCATCATTCCCAAGCAGTTCCTCAAGACCATCAAACGCTCCGGTCTCGGCTCGGCCCTTTTCCACGCCTGGCGGTACGAAGCCGGCACCGACAAGGAGGACCCCTCGTTCGTTCTAAACAAGGAACCCTACCGCAACTCCAAGATTCTAGTCTGCACAGGACCAAACTTTGGCTGCGGTTCAAGTCGTGAACACGCGCCTTGGGCCCTCCTCGACTTTGGCATCAAGTGCATCATCGCCCCCTCCTTTGGCGACATCTTCTTCAACAACACATTCAAGAACGGTATGTTGCCCATCCGCATCACCGACGCAGCTACTCTGCAACGCGTTGCCGACGAAGCGCTTGCTGGAAAGGAAATCGAAGTCGACCTCCCCAACCAGATCATCCGGTCCGCTGATGGCACCGAGCTGGCCAAGTTTGACGTCGAGGAGTTCAGGAAACACTGCCTTGTCAATGGACTTGACGATATCGGTCTTACCATGGCGAATGTCGAGAAGATTGAGAAGCATGAGCAGAAGCGTACGGCGGTTTGGCCTTGGCTGGATGGCAGTGGTTACTTGAAGAGGCATGGACGGGGTCCGGTTAAGATACAGGCGCAGCCCGTGCCCAAGACGAACCGGGGAGAGGAGATCAAGGAGCCGTTGGAGTGGTAG
- a CDS encoding WD40 repeat protein — MANNSQPGRSAKPDPFLAELNAVNNHLATPGFLQRLTPSQLPSAAVSDSSSLSPTREEARSRRPRPSHLNLAVAFESENEIEHVDLISPLIQEPCADGNPGSVEQHIADHLEVAFVCAHRAYATMAAERSFSTFAHGHQDLVLAVDFNYFGNRMVTASSDHRLKVWDKKDDAWTLVESWKAHDAEIVDVKWNGPFMGEVVGSIGEDGRCKLWQEDVTEVAMSGNRFKLLYNLASLTNAPFMSLDFKNIMQETWLALITRDGYLTVYEPQDQTNLHEWTILAERWVSENNPPERQEEVGFKVVFHKEKLPCWTAITAGLDRKSLSLAVAAMKDVLVFRTDKAKRFFQVAKLEGARGIIRDLAWANGSMRGYDILATASKDGAIRIYELHTKNDEKTQASGAASSSVIQAVPPRQVPRQNAPSGIGAGLAGVSKAPDAPLEYGQHPGRIEQVPTLTDELTNHHGAVWRVTFSQMGDLLVSTGDDASIRTWKKAADGHWLEYAQIETAQED; from the exons ATGGCAAACAACTCGCAGCCCGGCCGCTCAGCGAAGCCAGACCCGTTCCTGGCAGAGCTGAATGCCGTGAACAATCACTTGGCTACGCCGGGCTTTCTCCAGCGTTTGACGCCGTCGCAATTGCCCTCTGCAGCTGTTAGCGACTCGTCGTCGCTCAGCCCCACCCGAGAGGAAGCACGGTCTCGGCGTCCTCGCCCATCGCATCTCAACCTGGCCGTCGCCTTTGAGAGTGAGAATGAGATTGAGCACGTCGACTTGATCTCGCCGCTGATTCAGGAGCCCTGTGCCGACGGTAACCCCGGCAGCGTTGAGCAGCACATTGCCGACCACCTCGAAGTAGCCTTTGTGTGCGCACACCGTGCCTACGCCACCATGGCCGCAGAGCGCAGCTTCTCGACGTTTGCGCATGGCCACCAGGACCTCGTGCTCGCCGTCGACTTCAACTACTTTGGCAACCGCATGGTCACGGCGAGTTCGGATCATCGCCTCAAGGTCTGGGACAAGAAGGACGACGCATGGACCCTAGTCGAGAGCTGGAAGGCACACGATGCCGAGATTGTGGAT GTCAAGTGGAACGGCCCCTTCATGGGCGAGGTTGTCGGCAGTATTGGCGAAGACGGCCGCTGCAAGCTCTGGCAAGAGGACGTGACCGAAGTCGCCATGTCTGGTAACCGCTTCAAGTTGCTTTACAATCTTGCATCACTTACCAATGCCCCCTTTATGTCTCTGGACTTCAAGAATATCATGCAGGAGACCTGGCTTGCACTCATCACCCGTGACGGCTACCTGACTGTCTATGAGCCTCAAGATCAGACCAACCTTCATGAGTGGACCATCCTGGCTGAGCGTTGGGTGTCTGAGAACAACCCTCCCGAGCGTCAAGAAGAGGTAGGCTTCAAGGTCGTCTTCCACAAGGAGAAGCTGCCATGCTGGACCGCCATCACGGCTGGCTTGGACCGCAAGTCACTTTCGCTCGCTGTTGCTGCCATGAAGGACGTCCTAGTCTTCCGCACCGACAAGGCTAAGCGCTTCTTCCAAGTTGCGAAGCTCGAGGGTGCGCGCGGTATCATTCGGGACTTGGCTTGGGCAAACGGCTCCATGCGCGGCTATGATATCCTGGCCACAGCTAGCAAAGATGGAGCTATTCGCATCTACGAACTTCACACCAAGAACGACGAGAAGACCCAAGCATCTGGAGCAGCCTCATCTTCTGTTATCCAGGCCGTTCCTCCGCGCCAAGTTCCCCGACAGAACGCGCCATCTGGCATAGGAGCTGGTCTGGCTGGTGTTTCCAAGGCACCCGACGCGCCCCTTGAGTACGGCCAACACCCCGGTCGTATCGAGCAGGTGCCTACATTGACAGATGAACTTACCAACCACCATGGAGCGGTTTGGCGGGTCACATTCTCACAGATGG GAGATCTTCTTGTATCAACCGGAGACGATGCTAGCATTCGTACCTGGAAGAAGGCTGCTGACGGTCACTGGTTGGAGTACGCCCAGATTGAGACCGCTCAGGAGGACTAA
- a CDS encoding CDC73, RNA polymerase II accessory factor translates to MAAADVEVADALYNLRLSIKASASPILTTSADTVSDLAQATHVSFNTDSGDHRTFALSTPTRFAPDGKPVDLRSCYFAWLNKDASVTDYFAAVQTLNEELPSGAGGSVQNLTFAQKIELIAWLSGETESSDSIAAIEGSALSAAAGDAAAIAGGKGVPVDGGRGIKVGAAGKMVDARLLQIYDGERKMGDHNSVLRGTKNVDFSPYRKIASTFLRTRPDAKLPAPQPALVANLQKRPQKRLQPIILLSPSASSLLRTSNAKTFLSDGVFVPPNTTDSSSTSASANMIQIQRLLPSISSQPLTFILVDSTSSFKPTYWSRVVAIFTTGQLWQFKSYKYTQPAELFANYPGIFVGWSSEEPPETVKQLGRGVLPVGVDKWTGSEKGRWRDREVVERIWGRIEEGMRKGGWTRDGPGLAGQQIR, encoded by the exons ATGGCCGCAGCAGATGTCGAAGTCGCAGACGCGCTCTACAACCTCCGTCTGAGCATCAAGGCCAGCGCATCACCCATCCTCACCACAAGCGCCGACACAGTTTCCGACCTCGCCCAAGCCACACATGTGTCATTTAACACGGATTCAGGCGACCACAGAACGTTTGCGCTTAGTACGCCCACAAGATTTGCGCCCGATGGCAAGCCGGTCGACTTGCGCAGCTGCTACTTTGCCTGGCTGAACAAAGACGCGAGTGTCACGGATTACTTTGCCGCTGTACAGACACTCAATGAGGAGCTACCGAGTGGAGCAGGCGGCAGCGTACAGAACCTCACGTTTGCGCAGAAGATTGAGCTCATTGCCTGGCTGAGTGGGGAGACGGAGAGCAGTGATAGTATCGCAGCTATAGAGGGCAGCGCACTGAGTGCAGCAGCGGGCGATGCCGCCGCCATTGCAGGCGGAAAAGGTGTCCCTGTTGATGGAGGACGGGGCATCAAGGTCGGCGCTGCAGGAAAGATGGTAGATGCGCGGTTACTGCAAATCTACGACGGAGAGAGAAAGATGGGCGACCACAACAGCGTGCTAAGAGGCACAAAGAACGTC GACTTCTCCCCCTACCGTAAGATCGCCAGCACATTCCTCCGCACCCGCCCCGACGCCAAACTTCCCGCGCCCCAACCCGCCCTCGTCGCAAACCTTCAAAAGCGCCCGCAGAAACGGCTTCAACCCATTATCCTGCTATCCCCCTCGGCCTCCTCCCTCCTCCGTACCTCAAACGCAAAGACATTCCTTTCAGACGGCGTCTTCGTCCCCCCAAACACGACGGATTCCTCGTCAACTTCCGCCTCAGCAAACATGATACAGATCCAGCGTCTCCTCCCATCCATCTCCTCACAGCCCCTGACCTTTATTCTCGTCGACTCAACCTCGAGCTTTAAGCCGACGTATTGGTCGCGCGTGGTCGCTATCTTCACCACCGGTCAGCTCTGGCAGTTCAAGAGTTACAAGTACACGCAGCCTGCTGAGCTCTTCGCAAACTACCCTGGTATCTTCGTGGGCTGGAGCTCAGAGGAGCCACCGGAGACAGTCAAGCAATTGGGTAGGGGTGTGTTGCCCGTTGGCGTGGACAAGTGGACCGGAAGTGAAAAGGGACGATGGAGGGATCGCGAGGTTGTGGAGAGGATCTGGGGAAGGATCGAAGAGGGTATGCGCAAGGGGGGCTGGACAAGGGATGGACCGGGACTTGCTGGTCAGCAGATCAGATAG
- a CDS encoding Rfe, UDP-N-acetylmuramyl pentapeptide phosphotransferase-UDP-N- acetylglucosamine-1-phosphate transferase encodes MTSALSSGESLTLSSLSLACIGVLANTLHGDGEPLIASIAFSGLAFTCCYALIRWLGDAFMKRGFKGKDLCKLKQTEIPETMGAVCAMVYLFVVVSFIPWPFYKDIVIATSGGGNRDSIKEMQLIETGRLLHRFPHNKLASYLSAILSLQAIVLLGIGDDIFDIRWRHKVLIPAFAVIPMLAVYFVDFGVTQMVVPLPLRPYLGELFDLGWLYYVYMALLSIFSSNGINILAGVNGIEVAQSIVIAVLIAGNDVLYLSPFTPYPHPATDSHLFSLYFLLPFIGVSTALLMHNWYPAKVFVGDTYCYFAGMVFAVVAILGHFSKTLMLLLVPQAFNFVYSAPQIFHIVPCPRHRLPHFNARTGLLEPSRVEFTKPLRRPIAETLKVLHRLRMLHVETDKKGKVVSSSNFTLINLWLVWFGPMREDRLTMGLSAFQ; translated from the exons ATGACGAGCGCACTATCTTCGGGCGAGTCACTTACACTTTCATCGCTCTCACTCGCCTGTATTGGTGTGCTGGCCAACACGCTGCACGGTGATGGTGAACCGCTCATTGCGTCGATAGCCTTCAGCGGGCTAGCATTCACATGCTGCTATGCCCTGATACGTTGGCTTGGAGATGCGTTTATGAAAAGGGGTTTCAAGGGGAAGGACCTGTGCAAGCTCAAGCAGACTGAAAT CCCGGAAACCATGGGGGCTGTGTGCGCTATGGTCTATCTCTTCGTTGTTGTCTCCTTTATTCCATGGCCATTCTACAAGGATATTGTTATCGCAACCTCAGGGGGAGGCAATCGGGATTCCATCAAAGAGATGCAATTGATCGAGACTGGACGGCTACTGCACAGGTTTCCCCACAATAAGCTTGCATCGTACCTGTCTGCTATTCTGTCTCTTCAAGCCATCGTCCTACTTGGTATTGGCGATGACATCTTCGACATCAGATGGCGACACAAGGTGCTCATCCCAGCCTTTGCCGTGATACCCATGCTTGCGGTATACTTTGTCGACTTTGGCGTGACTCAGATGGTCGTCCCACTGCCACTGCGGCCTTACCTAGGAGAGCTTTTCGATCTCG GCTGGCTTTATTACGTCTACATGGCACTCTTGTCCATATTTTCTTCCAACGGCATCAACATCCTGGCAGGCGTCAACGGCATTGAAGTAGCTCAGTCGATAGTCATTGCAGTTCTGATTGCTGGCAACGACGTCCTTTACCTCTCTCCCTTTACGCCTTACCCACACCCGGCAACCGACTCACATCTGTTCTCACTTTACTTCTTACTACCGTTCATTGGTGTCTCCACGGCGCTCCTAATGCACAACTGGTATCCAGCAAAGGTCTTTGTTGGCGACACGTATTGCTATTTTGCAGGCATGGTTTTTGCAGTCGTCGCTATTCTTGGACATTTCAGTAAAACGCTGATGTTGCTTCTCGTACCGCAAGCGTTCAACTTTGTCTACTCGGCACCTCAGATCTTTCACATCGTGCCCTGCCCCCGACATCGGCTTCCGCATTTCAATGCACGGACAGGATTGCTAGAGCCGTCGCGCGTGGAATTCACCAAACCGCTACGACGACCGATAGCGGAGACTCTCAAGGTGCTTCACCGGCTTCGGATGCTGCACGTTGAGACTGACAAGAAGGGAAAAGTTGTCTCATCAAGCAACTTTACGCTAATCAACTTGTGGCTGGTTTGGTTTGGACCGATGCGGGAAGATCGGTTGACTATGGGCTTATCGGCCTTCCA ATAA